Genomic segment of Zerene cesonia ecotype Mississippi chromosome 7, Zerene_cesonia_1.1, whole genome shotgun sequence:
AAATtgtcttttcttttattaaactcGCCTCAATCATATCTTTAACtataatctttaaatttttcttcgaTTACACACTTCAAGAGTTCTAGCCTTTTACACTATGGGTTtcgatattataaagctgaagagcttgtttgtttatttgtttgaatgcatctcaggaactactgttccgttttgaaaaatttgattgaagaaggctttaggctatatatgtaccacggactacgccggggcggaccgcttgtTATTATAGCATAAATTACTCACCTCAACAGCTCTAGCCTCTCTCGGAGTAGGTTTCCTCATCTCATTCCTCTTGTCCTCAATCAACGTCTCAACAGATGCCGGTTGGAAGCCAGGCGGCAATTGTTCCCAGTGCAGGCGGCCACTTGCCGCGTCTTTCAGCAATAGCCTGGCCGATCTGGACTGGTCCGGCTGACCCGCTGCCGTCATGAAGCCTCTGTTGACTGGGGATAGAGaagaaaagagaaaaaagaGTGATTAGAGGAGTTACGgaacaatatttaacaatatcatCCCCTTTCGAGACatattctatcctactaatattataaatgcgaaagtttgtgaggatggatgtacacgtctttcacgcaaaaactactgaaccgattgtaatgaaatttggtacgtagatagctggaataacacatagacaactttttatcccgatattcctacgggatacaaacttacgcgggaaaagccgcggggcgcagctagcttTCTTAATTCTAAAGAACAAAGCAGTTGTGTTTTTGTGCCTTCTGTGGACAGTTAGATTTTTGGAATACACAAATCAAGAGCTAGTATAATAAACCATCAAATCAAACAAGCACACACATTACAACGacaaggaaataaatatttatgtagaaGAGGAGAGCAATGCagcataatatttgaattatcttgactaaatatttaatttttatcataaattgaGGCAATGTTAgaaatgtgtttattgttttatgaatcaaacaaatacacaaattatttaatataaaactcacAAGCGTGTGCAGTTAGGATCATCTTATATTCAAGATCAGTAGCATCATTTTCTGGCAAAAGCAGTCCGTATTTCTCTTCGAATGTGTGTCTACTGACCAATTGACAGAGGCGCGCCATTGCCGCGTCATGAGCACGCAtctataagaaaaaattagaaatatacatcgatgtgaaaatatttagttcaaattaacaaaaaagtcTAAATAATCTTATGTTTACTTGTAGCTTGAAAGATTAAATCTTTTAAGCTTCTGAATAGAGAAATACTTATCATAATAACCATCATCATTATATAAACCTTTATCTCAGGAGATTCATCACTATACAAACCTGGTCAATTGGTAACACAGCTGTCAGAAATAAATCAGGAGCCACAGCATATGCTGGCAGCACTAGGCCGGGACAGTCTAACAACTCTATATCATCATCTAGGATTAGTGATTGTATGTGCCTTGTGTGCCCCGGCATTGAACTCACACTaacctgaaaaaaatatacaattattccTTTAATTCATTGGGTATAAAGTTAACGacaatcttattaaaatgattgctTCAATAGAATATCCTGCAAAGATAATCAAGTAAAAATTAACCTTTTGTGAGTTAAAGATAAGatagatatttgaatatacagtgatataagttaaaaaactCACTTTTTTAGTCTGCATTAACACATTGACAGTACTAGATTTTCCCACATTAGGATAACCAATCATGCCCACTGTCAATCTGGGAGGATTCTTCAATTTGTCCACTTTAATCCCCTTCAAAACTTCAACTAACTTATCCCTCCCAAATATTTCATGTGAATTGCAAACTTTGCTGATACTCTCGGCACTATCTTCACTGCTACAACTTtctagattattattttcaactgtTTTCACTTCAAGGGACTCTATAGGCTTCCCTAATCTTAAATTTTCTAGAACTTTTTCTAGTGCTATTTGAATTGCGTCTAATTTATTAGCTGTGCTTGTAACTGCCTCATTAATAATTCCTAAATGTTTTTTGAATGTTTCTATGTCATcttctgtttgttttatttcatctggttttattttttcatcagACACATCatcatgatcatcatcatcatcagataTTGATTCTGTGCCAGAGTCAATATTAGTATCTGTTTGTTCTATTTTCTCTTCTGATATTTTCCTttcttttgtagtttttgctgcagagaaaaatattatggatatgttctgaaattgaaaattaattattacttttctgAAAAATATcaagttttacataatatgtaatattactgATAAATTACCCttacttatgttttatttactataatagTGTGGCAAGAGACAAGAAATTATCTCAATGAAACTcactagtttaatataatttttagtcaTCAATATCTAAATCCATTGTGATGCCTGGTAGATAGCAATCTATGACTGCcttttgcttttttaatatgaaacataGTTTAACGTAATAATACACAAGTtgtaagcaaataaattaaataaaaaaaaaatttaacctcTTTTGTGAAGTATTCAGCCCAACATTTTCGAACATATTCTGTAGTCAAATctgctttatttaataaaagaataatctTACAATGTTGTTCAGTTGCATACTTTTCTAGATCTAAACATCTGAAAAAGTAAGaagagttattatttttataactgttttgtctttgtttgttaaatggaatgtttttttcttgcCATAAGTTGTGTTTCATATTCGattaaatgcattatattaattaaaaaatatcaacatcACTTGTGCAAAATGCTAATAAGTCTAGATGAACAAACTCactcaaattattaattatttgcaatttttgcAGAACAGGACAATTTATTCAGTTATACCTGAAAAGCAATGGATTCCTTGCATCCAACAAAAGCAGTACCACATCAGATTTCTCCAGTGTCCTCCACAATTGTTTCCATAACTCTATATTCCGTTCATACGGTGTGACAGCTGCTCCAAGCTTTGCCTGCAATTCGTTGAGGTGACGCCTCCAGTCCAGGAAGGAGTCTTTCTCCCTGTTTATTTGTTCTTCGGGTGTAATACCTGGTCGCCATGGTggtctaaaattaaatttaaaaatatggttgatataatacaatttgtattatttgaaactaaaGCATACTCTTTTCAGTAATTGATTTTGAGTGTAAATAGTATAGACTACCTTTCATagtcaatttgttttaatagtgCAAGTGTGCAAACAAACCTTCTTGGTACTGTTAATGGCTCATCAAAATCAGGTTGTGAAGTTTGCAGTTCCACAGCACTCGGTGCGGACTTGACATATTTCACATTGAGCTTCTCTGCGATAAATTCTCGATTAGCTAATTCCGCTGTTGACAAGAATTCTTGTAGAGAAGATTCTGCTGTGACTGATTGCAAGTTGAGCCTACCCCATTCGTATCCATCATTAACTTCTGTTGTGTGCAACTATGAAgaccaaaattataattaatttaggtGTCCTTATGaagaaactttaaattaaGCATAATAATACACACCATAGTATTATCTTCTACATGACGTCGATGTCGATTTTTAGAAAATCTGTCTT
This window contains:
- the LOC119828171 gene encoding large subunit GTPase 1 homolog — translated: MGKKNKDSLGRSLIKDRFSKNRHRRHVEDNTMLHTTEVNDGYEWGRLNLQSVTAESSLQEFLSTAELANREFIAEKLNVKYVKSAPSAVELQTSQPDFDEPLTVPRRPPWRPGITPEEQINREKDSFLDWRRHLNELQAKLGAAVTPYERNIELWKQLWRTLEKSDVVLLLLDARNPLLFRCLDLEKYATEQHCKIILLLNKADLTTEYVRKCWAEYFTKENISIIFFSAAKTTKERKISEEKIEQTDTNIDSGTESISDDDDDHDDVSDEKIKPDEIKQTEDDIETFKKHLGIINEAVTSTANKLDAIQIALEKVLENLRLGKPIESLEVKTVENNNLESCSSEDSAESISKVCNSHEIFGRDKLVEVLKGIKVDKLKNPPRLTVGMIGYPNVGKSSTVNVLMQTKKVSVSSMPGHTRHIQSLILDDDIELLDCPGLVLPAYAVAPDLFLTAVLPIDQMRAHDAAMARLCQLVSRHTFEEKYGLLLPENDATDLEYKMILTAHAFNRGFMTAAGQPDQSRSARLLLKDAASGRLHWEQLPPGFQPASVETLIEDKRNEMRKPTPREARAVEGWLNKSSEIDNAFFAMQKSAPQVKGKPILGITGTRTTSNLLDKPWKQEKRHANKNKREKLRRLYSHLDEH